A DNA window from Daucus carota subsp. sativus chromosome 3, DH1 v3.0, whole genome shotgun sequence contains the following coding sequences:
- the LOC108215094 gene encoding alpha-galactosidase 3, whose protein sequence is MENRGIYVLSVWVMSCVAAAAAGAGVLPITPPLFDPSSSTKLGLNNGLARTPQMGWNSWNFFACNINETVIKETADALVTSGLAELGYVYVNIDDCWSSFKRSAEGLLVPDPRTFPSGIKVLADYIHEKGLKLGIYSDAGAFTCQVRPGSLFHENDDAKLFASWGVDYLKYDNCFNLGIKAENRYPVMRDALQATGRAIFYSICEWGVDDPALWAGNVGNSWRTTDDISDSWKSMTAIADLNDKWAGYAGPGGWNDPDMLEVGNGGMTFQEYRAHFSIWALMKAPLLIGCDVRNMGTETLEILSNREVIEINQDELGVQGRKVNVTGIDGCQQVWAGPLSGNRVVVAFWNRCSKAATIKVTWDVLGIQSFVSVSVRDLWRHQDIMEGVTASFTAQVDAHGCELFIFTPQTVSQHSIV, encoded by the exons ATGGAAAACAGAGGAATCTACGTATTGAGCGTGTGGGTGATGAGTTGtgtagcagcagcagcagcaggagCAGGGGTGTTGCCGATTACTCCACCATTGTTTGATCCATCAAGCTCCACAAAGTTGGGACTCAACAACGGCCTAGCTCGAACTCCTCAAATGGG ATGGAATAGCTGGAATTTCTTTGCTTGCAACATCAACGAGACTGTTATCAAGGAAACAG CTGATGCCCTTGTTACTTCTGGTTTGGCGGAGCTTGGCTATGTATACGTAAACATAG ATGATTGCTGGTCTTCTTTTAAACGGAGCGCGGAG GGTCTATTAGTCCCTGATCCAAGAACCTTTCCATCTGGAATTAAAGTTCTTGCTGACTATATACATGAAAAGGGTCTCAAACTTGGTATCTACTCTGATGCTGG GGCATTCACATGTCAAGTTCGACCTGGATCTCTTTTCCATGAAAATGATGATGCAAAGCTTTTTGCTTCTTGG GGAGTGGATTACCTGAAGTATGACAACTGTTTTAATTTGGGCATCAAAGCAGAGAATAG ATATCCTGTGATGCGCGATGCTCTACAAGCCACTGGGCGTGCCATTTTCTATTCAATTTGTGAATG GGGTGTTGATGACCCTGCACTGTGGGCTGGTAATGTGGGGAATAGTTGGCGAACAACGGATGACATTAGCGATTCATGGAAAAG CATGACTGCTATTGCTGATTTGAATGACAAGTGGGCTGGGTATGCGGGACCCGGAGGATGGAATG ATCCAGATATGCTAGAAGTTGGTAATGGTGGGATGACTTTTCAGGAATATCGAGCTCATTTTAGCATTTGGGCTTTGATGAAG GCTCCGCTTCTGATTGGCTGTGATGTAAGAAACATGGGTACAGAAACATTAGAAATATTATCAAACAGGGAAGTCATTGAAATAAACCAAG ATGAACTTGGGGTTCAAGGAAGGAAAGTTAATGTTACTGGAATAGATGGTTGCCAACAG GTATGGGCTGGACCTCTTTCTGGTAATCGAGTGGTGGTTGCCTTTTGGAATCGGTGCTCGAAAGCTGCTACAATTAAAGTTACATGGGATGTGCTTGGAATACAGTCATTTGTCAGCGTGTCAGTAAGGGACTTGTGGAGG CATCAGGATATCATGGAAGGCGTGACGGCATCATTTACTGCCCAAGTAGATGCACACGGCTGTGAGCTCTTCATTTTTACTCCTCAAACAGTATCTCAACACTCTATAGTCTAA
- the LOC108214581 gene encoding vacuolar protein sorting-associated protein 27 isoform X1: MSLEPPPFQEASRCDVCKCSFNTFRRRHHCRCCGRTLCAEHSSTQMALPQFGLQSLVRVCSDCYNDASRKKDDTQASLSTVNNVSDSISRLDIRAVAEPESKLPIKQLDVLECTCGMPLCICEAPAPAPVPIPARDVSGVTSSSTFQSNTKPKKSDSKPRSRGSASNSNLGPASNSSSNSLESNKLYEVNGEGLREAIKNGDTVAVRKLLSEGVDANYRDKQGLSLLHLAAVFNQSDIAFVLMDHGASITCKNSQGETPLDCAPITLQNKMKKKIEQGM, encoded by the exons ATGTCTCTGGAACCACCACCGTTTCAGGAAGCTTCCAGATGCGACGTCTGCAAATGCAGTTTCAACACTTTCCGTCGTCGG CATCACTGTAGATGTTGTGGCCGAACTTTATGTGCTGAGCACTCATCAACTCAAATG GCCTTGCCACAATTTGGTCTTCAATCACTGGTTAGAGTTTGTTCTGATTGTTATAATGATGCATCTAG GAAGAAAGATGATACTCAGGCTTCTTTAAGTACTGTCAACAATGTCAGTGATTCAATTTCAAGATTAGATATCAGAGCAGTTGCAGAGCCCGAAAGCAAACTTCCTATCAAGCAATTAGATGTTTTAGAATGCACGTGTGGAATGCCTCTATGCATTTGTGAAgctccagctccagctccagtTCCAATTCCAGCAAGAGATGTG AGTGGAGTCACGTCCAGTTCTACATTTCAGTCAAACACAAAGCCCAAAAAGTCTGACTCAAAGCCAAGGAGTAGAGGTTCTGCATCAAATAGCAA TCTTGGTCCTGCAAGCAACAGTAGCTCAAATAGCTTGGAGTCGAATAAACTTTACGAAGTTAATGGAGAG GGATTAAGAGAGGCTATAAAGAATGGTGACACAGTTGCTGTCAGGAAGCTTTTAAGTGAG GGAGTAGATGCAAATTACCGTGACAAGCAAGGGTTGTCTCTATTACATCTG GCTGCAGTTTTTAATCAGAGTGACATTGCTTTCGTCCTCATGGACCATGGAGCGAGTATTACGTGCAAGAACTCACAGG ggGAAACGCCACTGGATTGTGCTCCAATTACACTCCAAAAcaaaatgaagaagaagatagaaCAGGGGATGTAA
- the LOC108214581 gene encoding vacuolar protein sorting-associated protein 27 isoform X2, which yields MSLEPPPFQEASRCDVCKCSFNTFRRRHHCRCCGRTLCAEHSSTQMALPQFGLQSLVRVCSDCYNDASRKKDDTQASLSTVNNVSDSISRLDIRAVAEPESKLPIKQLDVLECTCGMPLCICEAPAPAPVPIPARDVSGVTSSSTFQSNTKPKKSDSKPRSRGSASNSNLGPASNSSSNSLESNKLYEVNGEGLREAIKNGDTVAVRKLLSEMQITVTSKGCLYYIWLQFLIRVTLLSSSWTMERVLRARTHRGKRHWIVLQLHSKTK from the exons ATGTCTCTGGAACCACCACCGTTTCAGGAAGCTTCCAGATGCGACGTCTGCAAATGCAGTTTCAACACTTTCCGTCGTCGG CATCACTGTAGATGTTGTGGCCGAACTTTATGTGCTGAGCACTCATCAACTCAAATG GCCTTGCCACAATTTGGTCTTCAATCACTGGTTAGAGTTTGTTCTGATTGTTATAATGATGCATCTAG GAAGAAAGATGATACTCAGGCTTCTTTAAGTACTGTCAACAATGTCAGTGATTCAATTTCAAGATTAGATATCAGAGCAGTTGCAGAGCCCGAAAGCAAACTTCCTATCAAGCAATTAGATGTTTTAGAATGCACGTGTGGAATGCCTCTATGCATTTGTGAAgctccagctccagctccagtTCCAATTCCAGCAAGAGATGTG AGTGGAGTCACGTCCAGTTCTACATTTCAGTCAAACACAAAGCCCAAAAAGTCTGACTCAAAGCCAAGGAGTAGAGGTTCTGCATCAAATAGCAA TCTTGGTCCTGCAAGCAACAGTAGCTCAAATAGCTTGGAGTCGAATAAACTTTACGAAGTTAATGGAGAG GGATTAAGAGAGGCTATAAAGAATGGTGACACAGTTGCTGTCAGGAAGCTTTTAAGTGAG ATGCAAATTACCGTGACAAGCAAGGGTTGTCTCTATTACATCTG GCTGCAGTTTTTAATCAGAGTGACATTGCTTTCGTCCTCATGGACCATGGAGCGAGTATTACGTGCAAGAACTCACAGG ggGAAACGCCACTGGATTGTGCTCCAATTACACTCCAAAAcaaaatga
- the LOC108212453 gene encoding uncharacterized protein LOC108212453: MKSRKCAGVILKLDFEKAFDSVNWEFLLHLLQKLNFHSLWIRWLEGILNSARISVLINGSPSREFIPERGLRQGDPLSPLLFNLVGEVLHCMLSKAERVGLFQGVNLGNNGDTVSHLQYADDTVLFIRDDTESIKGIKRVLIAFELLSGLKINFAKSKLYGHNSSREDLQSWAEEIGCQIGFDSFNYLGLDLARSPYNIQFWDPLVSRVRNKLSEWKSKAISLAGKVVLLQAVLDSLPIYWFNMFLIPRAVENNLEKIRRSFFWGSKEVDGIERRGMHLLAWDKVCSPKSAGGVGITKIKERNIAMLGKWWWRFINERDKFWNITLQKKYGSVIGQGPSSVKIDRSSSYTIKSLLKIHQSGWARDLLSDGFIWKIKNGRTVRFWEDLWYGNKPFQKEFSRLFYLSNLKTASVRLIWEIWNAWGGLPVIIWSRHLRAWEEEQVNILNQILACINFEDGPDVLFWKWSGRCFSSKDLYMALTGGHMASPEYSSYWKLKVPPKVLFFLGKLVHHILPTKSFLAHRLRNMGFSATCSWCSAAEETLTHLFLECEVAVWCWGYVWGSWSIPSRRVNQSVFSLQSILGMISEGGFSETWQIVVAATLWSIWLFRNALVFSNNRAEKEGVLGTLRTRIIKWLEASSILSNGMDRLFWVNPMGAVKLSLVHQCDSFWREVRSSYDWVAATDGAVSRLKNMQPKSGIGGVIRSKEGRLEFIFSGPSNAGSVFDVELEACMHVVSKLKGKIQEGFKIIVCSDSTEVVNHMNKLKNSVEEADERQSDITQLVKSVTFKAISRKFNGEADGLAKEGIKRQVIVEGWV; the protein is encoded by the coding sequence ATGAAAAGCAGAAAATGTGCAGGGGTTATTCTTAAATTAGACTTCGAGAAGGCTTTTGATTCGGTTAATTGGGAATTTCTCCTCCATCttcttcaaaaattaaattttcataGCCTATGGATTAGGTGGCTGGAAGGGATTCTTAACTCGGCAAGAATATCTGTTTTGATCAATGGTTCCCCCTCGAGAGAGTTCATTCCTGAGCGTGGCCTTAGACAGGGAGACCCTCTCTCTCCTCTGCTCTTCAATTTGGTTGGCGAAGTGCTCCATTGCATGTTGAGTAAAGCTGAGAGAGTTGGTCTCTTCCAGGGAGTTAATTTAGGTAATAATGGCGACACTGTATCACATCTCCAGTATGCGGATGATACGGTGCTGTTCATTAGAGATGACACGGAGTCTATTAAGGGTATCAAGAGAGTTTTGATTGCCTTTGAGCTATTATCTGGGCTGAAGATTAATTTTGCTAAGAGCAAATTATATGGACATAATAGCAGTAGGGAGGACCTTCAGTCTTGGGCTGAAGAGATTGGCTGCCAAATAGGATTTGATTCCTTCAACTATCTAGGACTAGACCTGGCAAGATCACCATACAATATTCAATTCTGGGATCCGCTGGTTTCAAGAGTTAGAAATAAGTTATCAGAGTGGAAAAGTAAGGCAATATCGCTGGCTGGAAAAGTGGTTTTGTTACAGGCAGTTTTGGATAGTTTGCCAATTTATTGGTTTAACATGTTCTTAATTCCGAGAGCAGTTGAGAATAATCTAGAAAAAATTAGGAGGAGCTTCTTCTGGGGGTCTAAAGAAGTTGATGGAATAGAAAGGAGAGGTATGCATCTTTTAGCTTGGGACAAAGTCTGTAGTCCAAAGAGTGCGGGAGGTGTAGGCATCACAAAAATCAAGGAAAGAAATATCGCGATGTTGGGGAAATGGTGGTGGAGATTTATTAATGAAAGAGACAAATTCTGGAATATCACCCTGCAAAAAAAGTATGGAAGCGTGATAGGACAAGGGCCCAGCAGTGTAAAGATAGATAGGTCCTCAAGCTATACTATAAAGAGTTTGCTAAAGATTCATCAGAGCGGTTGGGCTCGAGATCTTTTAAGTGATGGTTTCATATGGAAGATTAAGAATGGGCGTACAGTTAGATTCTGGGAAGATCTTTGGTATGGCAATAAACCTTTCCAGAAGGAATTCTCCAGGCTATTCTACTTGTCCAATTTGAAAACAGCGTCCGTAAGACTGATTTGGGAAATTTGGAATGCATGGGGAGGTCTTCCGGTTATAATATGGTCTAGGCATCTAAGGGCCTGGGAGGAAGAACAGGTTAATATTCTCAATCAAATTTTAGCCTGTATTAATTTTGAGGATGGGCCCGATGTTCTATTCTGGAAATGGTCAGGAAGATGCTTCTCCTCAAAAGATTTGTATATGGCCTTAACAGGGGGTCATATGGCTAGTCCTGAATACTCTTCTTATTGGAAATTGAAAGTTCCACCAAAAGTACTTTTTTTCTTAGGGAAGTTAGTGCATCATATCCTTCCTACAAAATCTTTCCTAGCCCATAGATTACGTAACATGGGATTTTCAGCAACTTGTAGTTGGTGCTCAGCAGCGGAGGAAACTCTAACTCACTTGTTCTTAGAATGTGAGGTTGCAGTTTGGTGTTGGGGATATGTTTGGGGCTCTTGGAGTATACCAAGTAGGCGTGTAAATCAGAGTGTTTTCTCTCTGCAATCAATCTTAGGAATGATCAGTGAGGGAGGATTCAGTGAAACCTGGCAAATCGTAGTAGCTGCAACTTTGTGGTCCATTTGGTTATTCAGAAATGCTTTAGTCTTTTCTAATAATCGAGCTGAAAAAGAAGGAGTTCTCGGTACTCTTAGGACTAGGATTATCAAATGGCTTGAGGCTAGCTCGATACTAAGTAATGGTATGGACAGATTATTTTGGGTAAATCCTATGGGGGCAGTCAAGTTGTCCTTGGTGCATCAGTGTGATAGTTTCTGGAGAGAGGTAAGAAGCTCATATGACTGGGTGGCCGCAACTGATGGAGCTGTCTCGAGACTTAAGAATATGCAGCCTAAGTCAGGAATAGGTGGTGTCATAAGGTCCAAAGAAGGGCGTCtggaatttattttttcagGCCCTTCCAATGCTGGCAGCGTGTTTGATGTGGAACTGGAAGCATGCATGCATGTAGTGAGCAAGTTAAAGGGTAAAATTCAGGAAGGCTTTAAGATAATCGTTTGCTCAGATTCTACCGAGGTAGTAAATCACATGAATAAACTGAAGAATAGTGTGGAAGAGGCGGATGAAAGACAGTCAGATATCACGCAACTGGTTAAATCAGTAACTTTCAAGGCTATTAGTAGAAAATTCAACGGGGAAGCTGATGGGCTGGCAAAGGAAGGTATTAAGAGACAGGTTATAGTGGAAGGCTGGGTTTGA
- the LOC108211020 gene encoding biotin carboxylase 1, chloroplastic-like: protein MKNAGFTIVPGSDGLLQATAGGGGRGMRLAKERDKFGKLLQAVESEASAAFGNDGVYLEKYIHNPMHIEVQNTLHILYLGT from the exons ATGAAGAATGCTGGTTTTACAATTGTACCAGGGAGCGATGGTTTGCTACAG GCAACAGCAGGTGGTGGAGGCCGAGGAATGCGTCTTGCCAAAGAGCGGGACAAGTTTGGGAAGTTATTACAG GCAGTCGAAAGTGAGGCTTCAGCTGCATTTGGCAATGATGGTGTTTACCTTGAAAAATACATCCACAATCCAATGCACATTGAAGTCCAGAACACTCTGCATATTTTATACCTAGGCACTTAG